A single genomic interval of Spirosoma taeanense harbors:
- a CDS encoding FtsB family cell division protein has protein sequence MLNRLFRSVRNFYVATGLALLVWMLFFDANDLVTQARNWWKLHELEKEATYYQEQISRLQVERREVLGNDRLREKFAREKYLMKKPTEDVFVIVDEQNEPIEK, from the coding sequence ATGCTCAATCGTCTCTTCCGCTCCGTTCGTAATTTTTACGTGGCCACGGGCTTGGCATTGCTGGTCTGGATGCTGTTTTTTGACGCCAATGATCTGGTTACGCAGGCCCGGAACTGGTGGAAACTGCACGAGCTGGAAAAGGAAGCGACGTATTATCAGGAGCAGATTAGCCGCCTGCAGGTTGAACGGCGCGAAGTGCTGGGCAATGACCGGCTTCGCGAAAAATTCGCCCGGGAGAAGTACCTGATGAAAAAGCCGACCGAAGATGTGTTTGTCATCGTCGATGAACAGAATGAACCGATTGAGAAGTAG
- a CDS encoding low molecular weight protein-tyrosine-phosphatase gives MLSVLFVCYGNICRSPVAEGVFRSLVAEAGLSELLHCDSAGTSSFHLGQLPDRRTRENALEHNLTLTHRARRMTGEDLAQFTYFVAMDEANLEAIEKLNYRSTGLHTTDTIFLLREFDPQVGDQPDVPDPYYEGPEVFEEVYQICLRCCRQLLVYLAQQHELDYVKSERVNE, from the coding sequence ATGCTTTCCGTGCTTTTCGTTTGTTACGGCAACATCTGCCGGTCGCCGGTAGCAGAAGGCGTATTTCGGTCATTAGTAGCCGAAGCCGGGCTGAGTGAGCTGCTTCATTGCGATTCGGCCGGTACCTCATCGTTTCACTTGGGGCAGTTACCCGACCGCCGGACCCGCGAGAACGCGCTTGAGCACAATCTGACTCTCACCCATCGCGCCCGACGCATGACCGGCGAAGACTTGGCCCAGTTCACTTATTTTGTGGCGATGGACGAGGCAAACCTCGAAGCCATTGAAAAACTGAACTATCGAAGCACCGGTCTGCATACAACCGATACCATTTTTCTGCTGCGCGAATTTGATCCGCAAGTCGGCGACCAACCAGACGTGCCCGATCCTTATTATGAAGGCCCGGAGGTATTTGAAGAAGTTTACCAGATCTGCCTGCGCTGCTGTCGACAGTTACTGGTGTACCTTGCGCAGCAGCATGAACTTGACTATGTAAAGAGCGAACGAGTGAATGAATGA
- a CDS encoding M1 family metallopeptidase gives MKAALFLFLLVSTALTGLAQVPRPTFPTPLSPRLANYRIDVTLDPATKKLVGDETLTWRNPSDDVIRELQFHLYLNAFRNEKTTFMRESGGQLRGDVIDRNATENPYGSIDILSMKRHATSGASESLAYQFIQPDDRNKDDRTVIRVPLSKPVGPGETIVLEIQFRAKLPQIFARTGFSRDYFLVGQWFPKIGVYEPAGTRYATTGQWNCHQFHAHSEFYADYGVYDVNITTPKEYWVGATGVMVGEKTGPGETKTLRWHAEDVVDFAWTASPHFQVVNDKWKHVTIELLLQPEHRHQADRHLKAAKAALAYFDKHLGKYPFPNLTIVDPPVHASGSAGMEYPTFITAGTAWFIPEGIRAPEMVTVHEFGHQYFMQLLASNEFEEAWLDEGFNQYYEGRIMDATYGVRSSQVNLLGFRMGDLESSRDSYVHQDNPAVGSSFGNTWQLPEGQYGVLTYSKTATWLRTLEGLVGRQVMDEIMQTYFIRWRFRHLNAQSFIDIVNELVSKRLGSKYGPDMNWFFAQALYGDQVVDYELTGLKNRRQNGRQQSVITVMRNGDGQMPVDIQVQFENGRTLMLFWDGKARQRQFTITENARVVSATVDPKQKIYMDTNFNNNSLTLEPSSAPAAKFATKFLFWVENWMQWLAWLV, from the coding sequence ATGAAAGCTGCTTTATTTCTCTTTTTGCTCGTTAGCACAGCCCTGACAGGACTGGCTCAGGTTCCCCGACCAACTTTCCCGACGCCCCTTAGCCCACGGCTGGCGAACTACCGGATTGACGTAACGCTTGATCCGGCCACCAAAAAACTGGTCGGCGACGAAACGCTGACCTGGCGCAATCCGTCCGACGATGTTATTCGGGAGTTGCAGTTTCATCTGTATCTCAACGCGTTTCGTAACGAGAAAACGACGTTCATGCGCGAGTCGGGCGGGCAGTTGCGGGGCGACGTCATTGATCGGAATGCTACAGAAAACCCGTACGGTTCGATTGATATTCTCTCGATGAAACGGCACGCGACCTCGGGCGCGTCGGAGTCGCTGGCTTATCAGTTTATTCAGCCCGATGACCGGAACAAAGACGACCGTACGGTTATTCGGGTGCCACTCAGCAAACCGGTTGGGCCGGGTGAGACGATTGTACTAGAGATTCAGTTCCGGGCCAAACTTCCTCAGATCTTCGCCCGTACGGGCTTTAGCCGCGACTATTTTCTGGTCGGGCAGTGGTTTCCCAAAATCGGGGTTTATGAACCCGCTGGCACGCGTTACGCGACAACAGGCCAGTGGAACTGCCATCAGTTTCATGCCCACTCTGAGTTTTACGCCGATTATGGCGTTTATGATGTCAATATTACAACGCCGAAAGAATATTGGGTGGGCGCAACGGGGGTAATGGTGGGCGAGAAAACTGGGCCGGGGGAGACCAAAACGCTGCGCTGGCATGCCGAAGACGTAGTAGATTTTGCCTGGACGGCTTCGCCCCATTTCCAGGTTGTCAACGATAAGTGGAAGCACGTAACGATTGAACTCCTGCTACAGCCCGAACACCGGCATCAGGCCGACCGGCATCTGAAGGCGGCCAAAGCGGCTCTGGCGTATTTCGACAAACATCTGGGGAAATACCCGTTTCCAAATCTGACCATTGTGGACCCGCCCGTTCATGCCAGTGGTTCTGCCGGTATGGAGTACCCAACCTTTATTACGGCCGGAACGGCCTGGTTCATACCTGAAGGTATTCGCGCGCCGGAGATGGTTACGGTACACGAGTTCGGTCATCAATACTTTATGCAATTGCTGGCGTCCAACGAGTTTGAAGAGGCCTGGCTCGACGAAGGCTTCAATCAATATTACGAAGGCCGGATTATGGACGCAACCTACGGTGTTCGCTCGTCGCAGGTCAATCTGCTGGGTTTTCGCATGGGCGATCTGGAGAGTTCGCGCGACAGTTACGTGCATCAGGACAATCCAGCCGTCGGGTCGTCGTTTGGGAATACCTGGCAGTTGCCCGAAGGTCAGTACGGGGTGTTGACGTACTCAAAAACCGCTACCTGGCTACGAACGCTGGAAGGGCTGGTGGGCCGGCAGGTAATGGACGAGATTATGCAGACCTACTTCATTCGCTGGCGGTTCCGACATCTCAACGCCCAAAGCTTCATCGACATCGTGAACGAGCTTGTTTCGAAGCGACTCGGCAGTAAGTATGGCCCTGATATGAACTGGTTTTTTGCGCAGGCGCTCTATGGGGATCAGGTAGTTGATTATGAGCTAACCGGCCTGAAAAATCGCAGACAGAACGGTCGGCAGCAGTCCGTCATTACCGTTATGCGCAATGGCGACGGACAGATGCCGGTCGATATACAGGTGCAGTTCGAAAATGGCCGGACGTTAATGCTGTTCTGGGATGGGAAAGCCCGCCAGCGCCAGTTTACGATTACCGAGAACGCGCGGGTTGTTTCGGCAACGGTCGACCCGAAGCAGAAGATATATATGGACACTAATTTCAATAACAACAGCCTGACGCTGGAACCATCATCGGCGCCGGCGGCTAAATTTGCCACAAAGTTTTTGTTCTGGGTTGAGAACTGGATGCAATGGCTGGCCTGGCTGGTCTAA
- the gpmI gene encoding 2,3-bisphosphoglycerate-independent phosphoglycerate mutase, which produces MNKKVILIILDGWGIPLKPEVSAIEAASVPFMRSLYPKYSNSLLEASGLAVGLPSGQMGNSEVGHMNLGAGRVVYQDLVKINKAVDEHTLDTEPVLTDALNYARTSGRKVHFIGLVSDGGVHAHIDHLKGLLSIAQNHGLTNVFVHAFTDGRDTDPKSGVGFLTELQGHMAATTGQIASVVGRYYAMDRDNRWERVRVAYDAMVHGTGQPVSPDAVTAALQASYDAGVTDEFVKPIIATRADGSPIAVIEDGDVVLCFNFRTDRGREITQALTQKDFPEQGMKKLALNYVTLTKYDDDFEGVKVIFEKDNLQNTLGEVIAGAGRKQIRIAETEKYPHVTFFFSGGREEPFTGEKRILCPSPKDVKTYDQKPEMAAYDIRDAIVPELQNEETDFICLNFANTDMVGHTGVFEAVIKAAETADACAKAVTQAALDHGYSTIIIADHGNAEFMINEDGSPNTAHTTNLVPCILVDNDYQPKLNNGKLADIAPTILHLMGIPKPPEMTGISLINE; this is translated from the coding sequence ATGAACAAAAAGGTCATTCTTATCATACTTGATGGCTGGGGGATTCCCCTCAAGCCCGAAGTATCGGCCATCGAAGCGGCCAGTGTCCCCTTCATGCGGTCACTTTACCCGAAATACTCCAACAGTCTGCTGGAAGCCTCTGGACTGGCGGTTGGTCTGCCGTCCGGGCAGATGGGCAACTCGGAAGTAGGCCACATGAACCTCGGCGCGGGTCGGGTCGTGTATCAGGACCTGGTCAAAATCAACAAGGCAGTTGATGAGCACACATTAGATACCGAACCTGTCCTGACTGACGCCCTGAATTACGCCAGAACGTCGGGCAGGAAGGTTCACTTTATTGGTCTGGTTTCCGACGGGGGCGTTCATGCGCATATTGACCACCTCAAAGGGCTTCTTTCGATTGCTCAGAATCACGGCCTGACCAATGTCTTTGTCCATGCCTTTACCGACGGCCGCGATACCGACCCAAAGAGTGGGGTTGGTTTTCTGACGGAACTACAAGGGCACATGGCCGCAACAACCGGCCAGATTGCCAGCGTTGTGGGCCGTTACTACGCCATGGACCGCGACAACCGCTGGGAGCGCGTTCGGGTGGCTTACGACGCTATGGTTCACGGCACCGGTCAACCAGTTTCGCCGGATGCCGTTACGGCTGCGTTGCAGGCTTCGTATGATGCGGGCGTAACCGACGAATTTGTGAAGCCAATCATCGCAACCAGAGCCGATGGCTCGCCCATAGCGGTCATTGAAGACGGTGACGTAGTGCTTTGCTTTAACTTCCGGACCGACAGGGGCCGCGAAATTACGCAGGCGCTGACCCAGAAAGATTTTCCGGAGCAGGGCATGAAAAAGCTGGCGCTGAATTACGTTACCTTGACCAAGTACGACGATGACTTTGAAGGCGTCAAAGTCATTTTTGAGAAAGACAATCTGCAGAATACGCTGGGTGAAGTTATTGCCGGCGCCGGCCGGAAGCAGATTCGAATTGCGGAAACAGAAAAATACCCGCACGTTACGTTTTTCTTCTCCGGTGGCCGCGAGGAACCCTTTACCGGTGAGAAGCGGATTCTGTGCCCGTCGCCAAAAGACGTTAAAACCTACGATCAGAAACCAGAAATGGCCGCTTATGACATTCGCGATGCTATTGTTCCTGAGCTGCAGAACGAGGAAACCGATTTTATCTGCCTGAACTTTGCCAATACCGACATGGTGGGTCATACGGGCGTTTTCGAGGCTGTTATTAAAGCGGCTGAAACCGCCGATGCCTGCGCCAAAGCCGTTACGCAGGCGGCCCTGGATCATGGTTATTCAACGATTATTATTGCCGATCATGGCAATGCTGAGTTCATGATCAACGAGGATGGCTCGCCCAATACTGCGCACACCACCAACCTGGTTCCGTGCATTCTGGTGGATAACGATTACCAACCAAAGCTAAACAACGGTAAACTTGCTGATATTGCACCCACTATCCTGCACCTGATGGGCATTCCGAAACCGCCCGAAATGACAGGCATCAGTTTGATAAACGAATAG
- the eno gene encoding phosphopyruvate hydratase → MSTIQSIHARQILDSRGNPTVEVDVRTENGFLGRAAVPSGASTGSHEAVELRDDDPKVYVGKGVLKAVSNVNELIFPELVGISVFEQGMIDKIMLELDGTPNKGRLGANAILGVSLAAAKAAAQEAGLPLYRYIGGVNANTLPVPMMNILNGGSHADNSIDFQEFMVMPANASSFSEALRMGTEIFHTLKKVLKGMGLATNVGDEGGFAPNIKSNEEAIQTILQAIEKAGYRPGEDVWIAMDAASSEFYDADAKVYHFKKSSGDKLTSSEMANYWKEWVSKYPILSIEDGMAEDDWDGWKMQTDALKDKKTQLVGDDLFVTNVTRLQEGIDKGIANAILIKVNQIGSLTETIDAVNLGKRNSYKSVMSHRSGETEDATIADLAVALNTGQIKTGSASRSDRMAKYNQLIRIEEELGESAYFPGLKF, encoded by the coding sequence ATGAGTACCATCCAAAGCATTCATGCCCGGCAAATTCTGGATTCTCGAGGCAACCCGACCGTTGAGGTAGACGTTCGGACCGAAAACGGTTTCTTAGGCCGCGCGGCCGTGCCGTCGGGCGCATCCACTGGCTCACACGAAGCGGTTGAACTCCGCGACGACGACCCGAAGGTTTACGTCGGCAAAGGCGTTCTAAAAGCCGTTTCCAACGTAAACGAACTGATTTTTCCGGAACTGGTCGGCATTTCCGTTTTCGAGCAAGGTATGATTGATAAAATCATGCTGGAACTGGACGGCACGCCGAACAAAGGCCGCTTAGGAGCAAACGCTATTCTGGGCGTATCGCTGGCCGCTGCCAAAGCCGCAGCTCAGGAAGCCGGTCTTCCTTTATATCGGTATATCGGCGGTGTTAACGCCAACACGCTGCCCGTTCCAATGATGAACATTCTGAACGGAGGCTCTCATGCTGATAACTCGATTGATTTTCAGGAGTTCATGGTCATGCCGGCCAACGCATCGAGCTTCTCGGAAGCCCTGCGGATGGGTACGGAAATTTTCCATACGCTTAAGAAAGTTCTGAAAGGTATGGGTCTGGCTACCAACGTCGGCGACGAAGGTGGATTTGCGCCCAACATTAAATCGAACGAAGAAGCCATTCAGACGATTCTGCAGGCAATTGAAAAGGCAGGTTACCGGCCGGGCGAAGATGTCTGGATCGCCATGGACGCGGCCAGCTCGGAGTTCTACGATGCCGACGCGAAAGTCTACCACTTCAAAAAGTCATCGGGCGACAAACTGACCTCGTCCGAAATGGCCAACTACTGGAAAGAGTGGGTGAGTAAATACCCAATCCTCTCTATCGAAGACGGAATGGCCGAAGACGACTGGGATGGCTGGAAGATGCAAACCGACGCGCTGAAAGACAAGAAAACTCAACTCGTGGGCGACGACCTGTTCGTAACCAACGTAACGCGCCTGCAGGAAGGAATCGACAAAGGCATTGCCAACGCGATCCTGATTAAAGTTAACCAGATTGGTTCGCTGACCGAGACAATCGACGCCGTAAATCTCGGCAAGCGGAATTCGTACAAGAGCGTTATGTCGCACCGTTCGGGCGAAACCGAAGACGCGACCATTGCCGACCTCGCGGTTGCCCTCAACACGGGTCAGATCAAGACCGGCTCGGCTTCGCGTTCGGACCGGATGGCGAAGTATAACCAGTTGATCCGCATTGAAGAAGAACTGGGCGAATCGGCGTATTTTCCCGGATTGAAGTTTTAA
- a CDS encoding NADH-quinone oxidoreductase subunit C, with the protein MSFSEIASFLDSAFGPSLTANTQNPQPFLTVPAERLVEVCQFLRDDERLFFDLLACLTAIDNGAEAGTMEVVYNLTSIPYEHNLMLKVIVPRNPEGQPLPVVPSVAAIWRTADWHEREAFDLVGIHFSGHPNLRRILLPTDWQGHPLRTDYREDEQYHGIRTQ; encoded by the coding sequence ATGAGCTTTTCCGAAATCGCCAGTTTTCTCGATAGTGCCTTTGGTCCGTCACTAACCGCCAACACGCAGAATCCACAGCCGTTTCTGACGGTTCCAGCAGAGCGTCTGGTGGAGGTTTGTCAGTTCTTGCGCGACGATGAGCGCTTGTTTTTTGATCTGCTGGCCTGCCTGACGGCCATTGACAACGGCGCTGAAGCCGGAACGATGGAGGTCGTGTATAACCTTACGTCTATTCCGTATGAGCATAACCTGATGCTGAAAGTGATTGTGCCGCGCAACCCGGAAGGTCAGCCGTTACCCGTTGTGCCGAGTGTGGCTGCCATCTGGCGCACCGCCGACTGGCACGAACGCGAGGCTTTTGATCTCGTCGGCATTCATTTCAGCGGCCACCCAAACCTGCGCCGAATTCTGCTGCCTACCGACTGGCAGGGCCATCCCTTACGTACTGACTATCGCGAAGACGAACAGTATCACGGCATCCGAACCCAGTAA